The following proteins come from a genomic window of Bradyrhizobium paxllaeri:
- a CDS encoding division plane positioning ATPase MipZ, with product MLLQASQGQFGSAHVVVLGNEKGGSGKSTTALHIAVALMKAGQRVATIDLDCRQKSFTRYIANRSAWARRTGLDLEIPVHYCIKLGETMQIADNENSEFQQFAEAVGTVERAFDFIVIDTPGSDSYLMRLAHSMADTLVTPINDSFLDFDVLGTVDPATYSVTGESHYAEMVRDTRRKRRQLDGASTDWIVVRNRLSMIGSRNKQLVADSLKDLSMRLGFRSIDGFAERVVYREFFPRGLTALDDIDEATLGTRPSMGHVTAREEVTSLLRQLKLPLDERGRRRAANRAEWFTQVDKPLEVHDIIGDILSA from the coding sequence ATGTTGCTTCAGGCGAGCCAGGGACAATTCGGGTCGGCGCATGTCGTCGTGCTCGGCAATGAGAAGGGCGGTTCCGGAAAATCAACCACCGCCCTGCACATCGCTGTTGCCCTGATGAAGGCCGGGCAGCGCGTCGCCACCATCGACCTCGACTGCCGCCAGAAGAGTTTCACCCGCTACATCGCCAACCGGAGCGCGTGGGCGCGCCGCACCGGTCTCGATCTCGAAATCCCCGTGCATTACTGCATCAAGCTCGGCGAGACGATGCAGATCGCCGACAATGAAAACTCCGAGTTCCAGCAGTTCGCCGAGGCGGTCGGCACGGTCGAGCGCGCCTTCGACTTCATCGTCATCGATACGCCGGGTTCGGACTCCTATTTGATGCGGCTGGCGCATTCGATGGCCGACACGCTGGTGACCCCGATCAACGACAGCTTCCTCGATTTCGACGTGCTCGGCACCGTCGATCCCGCCACTTATTCGGTGACCGGCGAGAGCCACTATGCGGAAATGGTCCGTGACACCAGGCGCAAGCGCCGGCAACTCGACGGCGCCAGCACCGACTGGATCGTGGTGCGCAATCGCCTGTCGATGATCGGCTCGCGGAACAAGCAGCTCGTCGCCGACAGCCTGAAGGACCTCTCGATGCGGCTCGGCTTCCGTTCCATCGACGGGTTTGCCGAGCGGGTGGTCTACCGCGAATTCTTCCCGCGCGGACTGACGGCCCTCGACGACATCGACGAGGCCACGCTCGGCACCCGGCCCAGCATGGGCCATGTCACGGCGCGCGAGGAGGTGACCAGCCTGTTGCGCCAGCTCAAGCTGCCGCTCGACGAGCGCGGCCGCCGCCGCGCCGCCAACCGCGCCGAATGGTTCACCCAGGTCGACAAGCCGCTCGAAGTCCACGACATCATTGGCGACATCCTCAGCGCCTGA
- the panC gene encoding pantoate--beta-alanine ligase, translated as MSRSPMVVRTVPALRRAVEALRARKAAVALVPTMGALHDGHVSLVRLARQRAQKVVVSIFVNPTQFAPSEDFGSYPRTWKADLARLTAEKVDLIWNPDVKAMYPEGFATRIVPEGPATAGLEDRFRPHFFGGVATVVGKLFTQCRPDVAIFGEKDFQQLRVVTQMAADLDLGVKVIGSRTVRERDGLAMSSRNVYLSAEERQTAPTLHRAMKESAKRLKAGEDFETAMAAGRDLITAAGFALDYFEARHAATLAPIASVKEGPVRILVAAKLGKTRLIDNIGV; from the coding sequence ATGTCGCGAAGTCCCATGGTCGTCCGTACCGTTCCTGCATTGCGCCGCGCCGTCGAGGCGTTGCGTGCCCGCAAGGCCGCCGTCGCGCTGGTGCCGACCATGGGTGCGCTCCATGACGGGCATGTGTCGCTGGTGCGGCTCGCCAGGCAACGCGCCCAGAAGGTCGTCGTCTCGATCTTCGTCAACCCGACTCAGTTCGCGCCGTCAGAAGATTTCGGCTCGTACCCGCGCACCTGGAAAGCTGACCTCGCCAGGCTGACCGCAGAGAAGGTCGACCTGATCTGGAATCCGGACGTCAAGGCGATGTACCCGGAGGGCTTCGCCACCAGGATTGTGCCGGAAGGTCCGGCTACCGCGGGCCTCGAGGATCGTTTCCGGCCGCATTTCTTCGGCGGCGTCGCCACCGTGGTCGGCAAGCTGTTCACCCAATGCCGGCCTGATGTCGCGATCTTCGGCGAGAAGGATTTTCAGCAATTGCGGGTGGTGACCCAGATGGCCGCCGATCTCGACCTCGGCGTCAAGGTGATCGGCTCGCGCACCGTGCGCGAGCGCGACGGGCTCGCGATGTCCTCGCGCAACGTCTACCTGTCGGCGGAGGAACGGCAGACCGCGCCGACGCTCCATCGCGCCATGAAGGAAAGCGCCAAGCGGCTGAAGGCCGGCGAGGATTTCGAGACCGCGATGGCAGCCGGCCGCGACCTGATCACCGCCGCCGGTTTCGCGCTGGACTATTTCGAGGCCCGGCACGCTGCAACGCTGGCGCCGATTGCGTCGGTCAAGGAAGGACCGGTGCGGATCCTCGTCGCCGCAAAACTCGGCAAGACACGCCTGATTGATAACATCGGGGTGTAA
- a CDS encoding DUF1489 family protein, with amino-acid sequence MPLHLIKLAVGCESVKELKGWVAERMATAKKKGLPLRHVHVTRMTPKRDGEILAGGSLYWVIKGEIAAREKIIAIEPFRDKDGIGRCRLVMQPKVFAVSPRPMRPFQGWRYLTEDAAPPDLTKSSAASVAAMPEPMRRELRDLGLL; translated from the coding sequence ATGCCGCTTCATCTCATCAAGCTTGCCGTTGGCTGCGAGTCGGTCAAAGAACTCAAAGGCTGGGTTGCCGAACGCATGGCGACCGCCAAGAAAAAGGGCTTGCCGCTCCGTCACGTCCACGTCACGCGGATGACGCCGAAGCGCGACGGCGAGATCCTCGCCGGCGGCTCACTCTACTGGGTGATCAAGGGCGAAATCGCCGCCCGCGAAAAGATCATCGCCATCGAGCCGTTCCGCGACAAGGACGGCATCGGGCGGTGCCGCCTGGTGATGCAGCCCAAGGTTTTTGCGGTCTCGCCGCGGCCGATGCGCCCGTTCCAGGGCTGGCGCTATCTGACCGAGGACGCTGCACCCCCGGACCTCACCAAATCCTCCGCCGCCAGCGTGGCCGCGATGCCGGAACCGATGCGTCGCGAATTGCGCGATCTGGGGCTGCTCTGA
- a CDS encoding glutathione S-transferase family protein, which produces MLKLVIGNKNYSSWSMRPWLALRANDIPFEEVFIPLYTDDKADKDRILSFSKAGKVPALIDGDLTVWDSLSIIEYLAEKYPHAMLWPDDRARRAHARSISAEMHSGFMPLRNECGMNLHRPVGAVDLSDDARANVARVQEIWADCHRRYGNEGPFLFGAFGGADAMFAPVVHRFRTYAIEVKGDARHYFDAMMSLPAFQEWTRAGLAETLVIERFETV; this is translated from the coding sequence ATGTTGAAACTGGTCATCGGCAACAAGAACTACTCGTCATGGTCGATGCGGCCGTGGCTCGCGTTGCGCGCCAACGACATCCCGTTCGAGGAAGTGTTCATCCCGCTCTATACCGACGACAAGGCGGACAAGGACCGGATCCTCAGCTTTTCGAAGGCGGGCAAGGTGCCGGCGCTGATCGACGGCGACCTCACGGTGTGGGATTCACTTTCGATCATCGAATATCTCGCCGAGAAATACCCGCACGCGATGCTGTGGCCGGACGACCGCGCCCGCCGGGCGCATGCGCGTTCGATTTCGGCGGAGATGCATTCCGGCTTCATGCCGTTGCGCAATGAATGCGGCATGAACCTGCACCGTCCGGTCGGCGCCGTCGATCTGTCTGATGACGCGCGCGCCAATGTGGCGCGCGTTCAGGAGATCTGGGCTGATTGCCATCGCCGCTACGGCAACGAAGGACCGTTCCTGTTCGGCGCCTTCGGCGGCGCGGACGCGATGTTCGCACCGGTGGTGCATCGCTTCCGTACCTATGCGATCGAGGTGAAGGGCGATGCGCGGCATTATTTCGATGCGATGATGTCGCTGCCGGCGTTTCAGGAATGGACCCGCGCCGGCCTTGCCGAAACGCTTGTCATCGAGCGGTTCGAGACGGTCTGA
- a CDS encoding DUF599 domain-containing protein: protein MGAYWVDIAAVAFFVVEWLAYGFTLEHTAYGRNSLSARMNAYREVWVRNMLDREARMVDMQIMASLQNGTAFFASTSLIAIGGGLALLRATNDALAVLRELPVDLTPSPALWEIKCVGLILIFIYAFFKFAWSYRLFNYVAILLGAMPPSSQRDTAEAEAHVMRTTRLFEAAGRHFNRGQRAFFFALGYLGWFVSPWLLLLTTALVVVVTWRRQFASNAWRAMGS, encoded by the coding sequence ATGGGCGCCTATTGGGTCGATATCGCCGCCGTCGCCTTCTTCGTCGTCGAATGGCTGGCCTACGGCTTCACGCTCGAGCACACGGCGTACGGCCGCAACAGCCTGTCGGCGCGCATGAATGCCTATCGGGAGGTCTGGGTGCGCAACATGCTCGACCGCGAGGCGCGGATGGTCGACATGCAGATCATGGCCTCGTTGCAGAATGGCACCGCCTTCTTCGCCTCCACCAGCCTGATCGCGATCGGCGGCGGGCTGGCGCTGTTGCGCGCGACCAACGATGCGCTCGCCGTGCTGCGCGAGCTGCCGGTCGACCTCACCCCCTCGCCCGCGCTGTGGGAGATCAAATGCGTCGGGCTGATCCTGATCTTCATCTATGCCTTCTTCAAATTCGCCTGGTCGTATCGCCTGTTCAACTATGTCGCGATCCTGCTCGGCGCGATGCCGCCCTCTTCGCAGCGCGACACTGCGGAAGCGGAAGCCCATGTGATGCGCACGACGCGCCTGTTCGAGGCGGCGGGCCGACATTTCAACCGCGGCCAGCGCGCGTTCTTCTTCGCGCTCGGCTATCTCGGCTGGTTCGTCAGCCCCTGGCTGTTGCTGTTGACGACCGCGCTCGTCGTCGTCGTTACCTGGCGGCGGCAGTTCGCATCAAACGCCTGGCGGGCGATGGGGAGCTAG
- a CDS encoding aldo/keto reductase, with amino-acid sequence MLFVEANGAKIPAIGLGTWELRGRTCTRLVEQALRLGYRHIDTAQMYDNEREVGEGLRAAGVKRDQVFLTTKIWPSHFAPHDLERSAKESLVRLRLTEVDLLLLHWPNPQVPLVETLGALARVRQQGLARHIGISNFTVALIEEAVAACPEPLACDQVEYHPYLDQTKVREACARHGMALVAYSPVAKGRIKSDRALRRIGERYRKTAAQICLRWLVQQGVAAIPRTSKLERLSENIEIFDFELSDEDMQEISALGSASGRLTDFGFAPKWD; translated from the coding sequence ATGCTGTTTGTCGAAGCCAATGGCGCAAAAATCCCGGCGATCGGGCTGGGCACCTGGGAATTGCGCGGACGCACCTGCACGCGGCTTGTCGAGCAGGCGCTGCGGCTCGGCTACCGCCACATCGACACCGCGCAGATGTACGACAACGAACGCGAGGTCGGTGAGGGGCTGCGCGCGGCGGGCGTGAAGCGCGATCAGGTTTTCCTCACCACCAAGATCTGGCCATCGCATTTCGCGCCCCATGATCTGGAGCGCTCCGCCAAGGAGAGCCTGGTGCGGCTGCGCCTGACCGAGGTCGACCTGTTGCTGCTGCATTGGCCGAACCCGCAGGTGCCGCTGGTGGAAACGCTGGGCGCGCTGGCACGCGTCAGGCAGCAGGGGCTCGCCCGCCATATCGGCATATCCAATTTCACGGTGGCCCTGATCGAGGAGGCGGTGGCCGCCTGCCCGGAGCCGCTGGCCTGCGACCAGGTCGAGTATCACCCCTATCTCGACCAGACCAAGGTGAGGGAAGCCTGCGCGCGTCACGGCATGGCGCTGGTGGCTTATAGTCCGGTCGCCAAAGGCCGCATCAAGAGCGACCGCGCGCTGCGGCGGATCGGCGAGCGCTACCGCAAGACGGCGGCACAGATCTGCCTGCGCTGGCTGGTGCAGCAGGGCGTGGCGGCGATCCCGCGCACCTCGAAACTCGAGCGGCTCTCGGAGAATATCGAGATCTTCGATTTCGAGTTGTCGGACGAGGACATGCAGGAGATTTCCGCCCTGGGCAGCGCCAGCGGTCGGCTCACGGATTTCGGTTTCGCACCGAAATGGGATTGA
- a CDS encoding helix-turn-helix domain-containing protein: MQRLRLKADGRIVELRDGQEFPLAPSMPGLETAPAVPGANETAPLPAVRDLRRRAQLTQLEFAARLGVPVETIRNWEQGKRAPRGPARALLAVIAHSPDTVFAALATEPSPA, translated from the coding sequence ATGCAGCGCTTGCGGCTTAAAGCGGACGGACGGATTGTCGAGCTGCGGGACGGGCAGGAGTTCCCGCTCGCGCCTTCGATGCCCGGGCTCGAGACTGCGCCTGCCGTCCCTGGGGCGAACGAGACGGCGCCGCTGCCGGCGGTGCGTGATCTGCGCCGCCGTGCCCAACTGACCCAGCTCGAATTCGCGGCAAGGCTTGGCGTGCCCGTCGAAACCATCCGGAATTGGGAGCAGGGCAAGCGTGCGCCGCGGGGACCGGCGCGGGCGTTGCTCGCCGTGATCGCGCATTCGCCGGACACCGTTTTCGCCGCGCTGGCCACGGAGCCGTCGCCCGCCTAG
- the mgtE gene encoding magnesium transporter translates to MAENIDIAQAAEARLTEGSALDHLPMRDEEGQLRHEFVEEIARAIHAADRPLLCEVVAELHEADLGDLIAALEPEDRVTLVEITGTDFDFSALNEVDDAVREEILEELEPETVAEGVRELESDDAVQLLEGLDQEDKEEILEKLPPAEREPLERSLLYPENSAGRRMQSEFIAVPPDWTVGQAIDYMRDTPDLPDRFYEIYAVDADKHWQGAVPLDTLLRARRPVQLSELIEEDRRRVSVLDDQEEVARMFGKYNLVAAPVVDTTNRLVGVITIDDVVDVIEEEADEDLKALGGVTSDEELSDNVWTIARGRFNWLLVNLATAFLASSVLGLFEGQLEKMVALAVLAPIVASQGGNAATQTMTVAVRALATRELGSNNAFRVVMREAMVGLVNGLAFAVITGVAAVAWFKIPGLGIVIGLAIICNLVAGALGGILIPMVLERVRADPAVASGTFVTTITDVVGFFSFLGIATLWFGLK, encoded by the coding sequence ATGGCCGAGAATATCGACATTGCCCAAGCCGCCGAAGCGCGGCTCACGGAAGGCTCGGCGCTCGACCATCTCCCGATGCGGGATGAGGAGGGGCAGCTCCGCCACGAATTCGTCGAGGAGATCGCGCGCGCCATTCATGCCGCCGACCGGCCGCTGCTGTGCGAGGTGGTGGCGGAGCTGCACGAGGCCGATCTCGGCGATTTGATCGCGGCCCTCGAACCCGAGGACCGCGTCACCCTCGTCGAGATCACCGGCACCGATTTCGACTTCTCGGCGCTCAACGAGGTCGACGACGCCGTCCGCGAGGAGATCCTCGAGGAACTCGAGCCGGAGACGGTCGCGGAGGGCGTCCGCGAGCTGGAGTCCGACGACGCAGTCCAACTGCTCGAAGGTCTCGACCAGGAGGACAAGGAAGAAATCCTTGAAAAATTGCCGCCGGCCGAGCGCGAGCCGCTGGAGCGCAGCCTGCTTTACCCGGAGAATTCCGCGGGCCGGCGGATGCAGTCGGAATTTATCGCGGTGCCGCCAGACTGGACCGTCGGCCAGGCCATCGACTACATGCGCGATACCCCCGATCTGCCCGACCGGTTCTATGAGATCTATGCGGTCGATGCCGACAAGCACTGGCAGGGCGCGGTCCCGCTCGACACGCTGCTGCGGGCGCGCCGGCCGGTACAGCTTTCCGAACTGATCGAGGAGGACCGCCGCCGCGTCTCGGTGCTCGACGACCAGGAAGAGGTCGCGCGGATGTTCGGCAAGTACAATCTGGTCGCCGCGCCCGTCGTCGACACCACCAACCGGCTGGTCGGCGTCATCACCATCGACGACGTCGTCGACGTCATCGAGGAAGAGGCCGACGAGGACCTGAAGGCGCTCGGCGGCGTCACCAGCGACGAAGAATTGTCCGACAATGTCTGGACCATTGCGCGCGGCCGCTTCAACTGGCTGCTGGTCAACCTCGCGACCGCATTCCTGGCATCCTCGGTGCTCGGCCTGTTCGAGGGCCAGCTCGAGAAGATGGTGGCGCTCGCGGTGCTGGCGCCGATCGTGGCGAGCCAGGGTGGCAACGCCGCGACCCAGACCATGACGGTGGCGGTGCGGGCGCTGGCGACCCGCGAGCTCGGCTCCAACAACGCGTTCCGCGTCGTCATGCGCGAGGCGATGGTCGGCCTCGTCAACGGGCTCGCCTTTGCCGTCATCACTGGCGTCGCCGCGGTGGCGTGGTTCAAGATCCCGGGGCTCGGCATCGTGATTGGCCTCGCCATCATCTGCAATCTGGTGGCCGGCGCGCTCGGCGGCATCCTGATCCCGATGGTGCTGGAACGGGTGCGCGCCGATCCGGCGGTGGCGTCGGGGACCTTCGTCACCACCATCACCGACGTGGTCGGCTTTTTCTCGTTTCTCGGCATCGCCACGCTGTGGTTCGGGCTGAAGTAG
- a CDS encoding polysaccharide deacetylase family protein: MTFVAAAPAAECPRKDALGTSRVLAVDATTHPRVGLKSFPQTLPLGDREVVLTFDDGPWPATDHKILAALAQECVRATFFLIGRSASAYPGWVRRMAAEGHTVAHHTWSHRNLKYMKPEAAIGEIDKGIAAVEAALHGTATTIPSTPFFRFPYFAMSPATLETLQKRGIAVFGADVWASDWNPMTPAQQLKLLTERLQVARKGIILLHDPKGQTAAMLPAFLRYLRDNHYRVVHLVPADAKTVSGKAQ, encoded by the coding sequence ATGACCTTCGTTGCAGCGGCGCCGGCTGCCGAATGCCCCCGCAAGGATGCGCTCGGCACCTCGCGCGTCCTTGCGGTGGACGCCACCACCCACCCGCGCGTGGGCCTCAAGAGCTTTCCGCAGACGCTGCCGCTGGGTGACCGCGAGGTGGTGCTGACCTTCGACGACGGGCCATGGCCTGCAACGGACCACAAGATCCTGGCGGCGCTGGCGCAGGAATGCGTGCGCGCCACCTTCTTCCTGATCGGAAGGTCGGCCTCAGCCTATCCCGGATGGGTGCGAAGAATGGCGGCGGAGGGCCACACCGTCGCCCACCACACCTGGAGCCACCGCAATCTGAAATACATGAAGCCGGAGGCGGCCATCGGCGAGATCGACAAGGGTATCGCCGCTGTCGAAGCGGCGCTGCACGGGACGGCCACCACGATCCCGAGCACACCGTTCTTTCGCTTCCCCTATTTTGCAATGTCGCCCGCCACGCTGGAGACCTTGCAAAAGCGCGGCATCGCCGTGTTCGGCGCCGACGTCTGGGCCAGCGACTGGAATCCGATGACGCCGGCGCAGCAGTTGAAACTGCTCACCGAGCGGCTGCAGGTCGCCCGCAAGGGCATCATCCTGCTGCACGATCCGAAGGGGCAGACCGCTGCCATGCTGCCGGCCTTCCTGCGCTATCTCCGCGACAACCATTACCGCGTGGTTCACCTGGTTCCGGCAGATGCCAAAACCGTGTCCGGCAAAGCACAATAG
- a CDS encoding polysaccharide deacetylase family protein translates to MGLVTSVAAQAASAADCPGHPDAIGTSRTIVVDPRAYPIIGTMQYGKTLPLQDREVVLTFDDGPLPKYSNLILDILAAHCAKATFFMVGSQASANPAGVRKVRDAGHTVATHTQNHPGGMDRLPFDRSKQEIEQGIASVTAALGDGTAPAPFLRIPGLRRTDEIEAYAASKGLQLWSADFPADDWRDVSASRVYELAMQRLERKGKGILLLHDIQPRTVTALPRILHEMKVRGYRIVHVVPATPGRPATPTEPQQWLLHPPSETVAISRWPKVPKFAAAGPAALPVPALSDLDWRNPDAATRAQRRGRAVPLPLIALWPRQIALPPSGVLAALPVPAASVFRIPDPLMLTSPGRRIDTANARATEVSAKLAGKSRRPQTSATQTAPKPEGAGAAPKPTDSRKNGRSVRVAGLKKR, encoded by the coding sequence GTGGGCCTCGTAACCTCTGTCGCCGCACAGGCTGCGTCGGCCGCCGATTGCCCGGGCCATCCCGACGCCATCGGCACGTCGCGCACCATCGTGGTCGATCCGCGCGCCTACCCCATCATCGGCACCATGCAATATGGCAAGACCCTGCCGCTGCAGGACCGTGAGGTCGTGCTGACCTTCGATGATGGCCCGCTGCCGAAATACAGCAACCTGATCCTCGACATTCTGGCCGCGCATTGCGCGAAGGCGACCTTCTTCATGGTCGGGAGCCAGGCCAGCGCCAATCCGGCAGGCGTGCGCAAGGTACGCGATGCCGGCCACACGGTGGCAACCCACACCCAGAACCATCCAGGCGGCATGGACCGTCTGCCGTTCGACCGCTCCAAACAAGAGATCGAACAAGGCATCGCATCGGTGACCGCGGCGCTCGGCGACGGCACCGCGCCGGCGCCGTTCCTGCGCATTCCCGGCTTGCGCCGCACCGACGAGATCGAGGCATACGCCGCTTCCAAGGGGCTTCAGCTCTGGAGCGCCGATTTCCCGGCCGACGACTGGCGCGACGTCTCTGCCAGTCGCGTATATGAGCTTGCGATGCAGCGGCTGGAGCGAAAGGGCAAAGGCATCCTGCTGCTGCACGACATTCAGCCGCGCACGGTCACGGCGCTGCCGAGAATCCTGCACGAAATGAAGGTGCGCGGCTATCGCATCGTCCATGTCGTGCCGGCGACGCCAGGGCGGCCGGCGACGCCGACCGAGCCGCAGCAATGGCTGCTGCATCCGCCGTCCGAGACGGTGGCGATTTCGCGCTGGCCGAAGGTTCCGAAGTTCGCTGCGGCCGGCCCGGCCGCGCTTCCTGTCCCGGCCTTGTCCGATCTTGACTGGCGCAATCCGGATGCCGCGACGCGTGCACAGCGGCGCGGACGCGCTGTACCCTTGCCGCTGATAGCGCTGTGGCCACGGCAGATTGCCTTGCCGCCGAGCGGCGTGCTGGCCGCGCTGCCGGTGCCGGCCGCGAGCGTTTTCAGGATTCCGGATCCGTTGATGCTGACCTCGCCCGGGCGCCGCATCGACACGGCCAATGCCCGTGCCACCGAAGTCTCCGCCAAGCTGGCCGGCAAGTCGCGCCGGCCGCAGACATCAGCCACCCAGACCGCTCCAAAGCCCGAGGGTGCCGGTGCAGCCCCCAAGCCGACGGATTCAAGAAAGAACGGGCGCTCGGTCCGGGTGGCCGGCTTGAAGAAGCGCTGA
- a CDS encoding RES family NAD+ phosphorylase: MTSLPSPIGGSELVAWRLDSKVFAPTWGSGEGAYRVGGRWNSKGTRAIYCALDASTAILEVAVHKTFRVLDTVPHVLTAVTILEPSAVHIVDPVSVPNQAWLRPGVPSAGQQKYGDELLENYKFVAIPSAVSKYSWNLIFIGSRAEGAYEMRFQEPFELDTRLHPPA, from the coding sequence GTGACGTCGCTGCCATCGCCGATTGGAGGGAGCGAGTTAGTCGCATGGCGTCTGGACTCCAAGGTCTTCGCGCCAACCTGGGGCAGCGGCGAGGGCGCATACAGGGTAGGAGGGCGGTGGAATTCGAAAGGCACGCGAGCGATCTATTGCGCTCTCGACGCATCGACTGCGATTCTTGAAGTTGCGGTCCATAAGACCTTTCGAGTTCTTGATACGGTTCCTCATGTTCTGACTGCGGTCACCATCCTGGAGCCGTCTGCCGTTCACATCGTCGATCCAGTCTCAGTTCCAAATCAGGCGTGGCTTCGCCCCGGTGTCCCAAGTGCAGGGCAACAAAAATATGGTGATGAGCTTCTGGAGAATTACAAGTTCGTCGCCATTCCAAGCGCCGTTTCGAAATACAGCTGGAATTTGATCTTCATTGGATCGCGGGCAGAAGGGGCCTACGAAATGCGCTTCCAGGAGCCGTTCGAGCTCGATACCCGACTGCATCCGCCGGCTTGA
- the parS gene encoding type II RES/Xre toxin-antitoxin system antitoxin, with amino-acid sequence MAQKATASRRSQKSTVAEIDVLQNWEQLHRRVAGLLGIEAVGRSVGTDPLGAHFLLEGGIPNRAIDHLAGCLKVMGQDSLEQAIGMSLRTLQRKEKKPLGLLSHEQAGRAWQFAELLTKATAVFGTQEEAEQWFERPAIGLNQKRPIDLLTTPAGVKIVEDYLERLAYGVYA; translated from the coding sequence ATGGCCCAAAAGGCTACCGCTTCCAGACGATCTCAAAAATCGACCGTTGCCGAGATCGATGTGCTCCAGAACTGGGAGCAACTGCATCGACGTGTGGCTGGTTTGCTGGGCATCGAGGCCGTTGGACGGTCTGTCGGGACCGACCCGCTTGGTGCTCATTTCCTGCTGGAGGGTGGAATTCCGAATCGGGCCATCGATCACCTCGCTGGTTGCTTGAAAGTGATGGGACAGGATTCACTTGAACAAGCTATCGGGATGAGCTTGCGCACCCTTCAACGGAAGGAAAAGAAACCGTTGGGTCTGTTGAGTCATGAGCAAGCTGGTCGAGCGTGGCAATTTGCGGAGCTGCTGACAAAGGCAACAGCCGTTTTCGGCACGCAAGAGGAAGCTGAGCAATGGTTCGAGCGTCCGGCTATCGGGTTAAACCAAAAGCGTCCTATCGATCTTTTGACCACGCCCGCCGGCGTAAAGATCGTTGAGGATTATCTGGAGCGTCTCGCTTACGGTGTTTATGCGTGA
- a CDS encoding DUF1326 domain-containing protein, with translation MADVPWHLSGDYFENCSCSIVCPCLVSAAPPLTARPTEGFCNVPLIFHVESGRYGDIALDGLNVLVILHAPGVMADGDWSVAAYIDQRADDKQTEALAAIFTGAAGGPMAAFTPLISKNLGVRKVPITFQIDGKTRSAEIPGILHMSVEPLPTMHPSGEMWANIGHPVSPDNMVMAVGAAGNTFSDHGMRWDNSGKNGLYAPIRWSNQA, from the coding sequence ATGGCGGACGTCCCATGGCACCTTTCCGGTGACTACTTTGAGAACTGCAGTTGCAGCATCGTGTGTCCCTGCCTCGTGTCGGCGGCCCCACCGTTAACCGCGCGGCCGACCGAGGGCTTCTGTAACGTTCCACTGATCTTCCATGTCGAAAGTGGTCGCTATGGCGACATCGCGCTCGATGGTCTCAATGTCCTGGTGATCCTCCACGCGCCTGGGGTCATGGCAGATGGAGATTGGTCGGTGGCCGCCTATATCGATCAGCGCGCCGACGACAAGCAGACCGAGGCCCTGGCTGCGATCTTCACCGGCGCCGCCGGTGGGCCGATGGCCGCATTCACGCCGTTGATCAGCAAGAACCTCGGAGTGCGCAAGGTCCCGATCACATTCCAAATCGACGGCAAGACGCGGTCCGCCGAAATCCCTGGCATTCTGCACATGTCCGTCGAGCCGTTGCCGACGATGCATCCGAGCGGGGAAATGTGGGCGAACATCGGCCATCCGGTTAGCCCCGACAACATGGTGATGGCGGTCGGCGCCGCGGGCAATACGTTCAGCGATCATGGCATGCGCTGGGATAATTCCGGCAAGAACGGCCTCTATGCGCCGATCCGCTGGTCGAACCAGGCGTGA